A window of the Nocardia sp. NBC_01329 genome harbors these coding sequences:
- a CDS encoding Bax inhibitor-1/YccA family protein: MRATSNPVFKNLPKQETGYAGFGSAAAGAGQLGYQYGNQQQYPQQYQQPYPQAPTRSLTIDDVVTKTGITLGVLALSALVTYLLTSANTGLAPLFVIGGGLIGLVLVLVATFGNKADNPALVLSYAVAEGVFVGALSFMFTDISFGGAGGAGMIGQAVLGTFGVFAGMLVVYKTGAIRVTPRFTRMLIGAMIGILVLVVGNLVASFFTDGGFGLRDGGPIAIIFSLVVIAIAAFSFLLDFDAADQLIRAQAPPKAAWGVALGLTVTLVWLYVEILRLLSYFQSD; encoded by the coding sequence GTGCGCGCCACAAGCAATCCGGTATTCAAGAATCTGCCGAAGCAGGAAACCGGCTACGCGGGCTTCGGCTCGGCGGCCGCCGGCGCGGGACAGCTGGGCTACCAGTACGGCAACCAGCAGCAGTACCCGCAGCAATATCAGCAGCCGTATCCGCAGGCGCCGACCCGGTCGCTGACCATCGACGACGTGGTCACCAAAACCGGTATCACGCTGGGTGTCCTCGCGCTCTCCGCGCTGGTCACCTATCTGCTGACCAGCGCCAACACCGGTCTGGCTCCGCTGTTCGTCATCGGCGGTGGCCTCATCGGCCTGGTTCTCGTACTGGTCGCCACCTTCGGCAACAAGGCCGACAACCCGGCGCTCGTGCTCTCCTACGCGGTCGCCGAAGGTGTCTTCGTCGGCGCCCTGTCGTTCATGTTCACCGACATCAGCTTCGGTGGCGCGGGCGGCGCCGGCATGATCGGCCAGGCCGTCCTGGGCACCTTCGGTGTGTTCGCCGGCATGCTGGTCGTCTACAAGACCGGAGCCATCCGGGTCACCCCGCGATTCACCCGCATGCTGATCGGCGCCATGATCGGCATTCTGGTCCTGGTCGTCGGCAACCTGGTCGCGAGCTTCTTCACCGACGGTGGCTTCGGCCTGCGCGACGGTGGCCCGATCGCCATCATCTTCAGTCTCGTGGTCATCGCCATCGCCGCGTTCAGCTTCCTGCTGGACTTCGACGCCGCCGATCAGCTCATCCGCGCCCAGGCTCCGCCGAAGGCGGCATGGGGCGTCGCCCTCGGCCTCACAGTCACCCTGGTCTGGCTCTACGTGGAGATCCTGCGCCTGCTGAGCTACTTCCAGAGCGACTAG
- a CDS encoding MarR family winged helix-turn-helix transcriptional regulator — MSESTAATSSPAVLMYRLTRATSVRLATAFTAAGMTDLHPRHALQLFPPLLAGGQRVSELAPRIGVTRQATAQVVGTLERGGYLIRAADPTDRRAKLICLTDRGRAAFGILRDSMVAVERDWARILGAGRAAEFRETLGLLLDESASGGTLPG; from the coding sequence ATGAGCGAGTCCACCGCCGCGACATCATCGCCGGCCGTACTGATGTACCGGCTGACCCGCGCCACCAGCGTCCGGCTGGCCACGGCGTTCACCGCCGCGGGTATGACCGATCTCCATCCACGCCACGCTCTGCAACTCTTCCCGCCGCTGCTGGCGGGCGGGCAGCGGGTGTCGGAGCTTGCGCCACGGATCGGGGTCACCCGGCAGGCCACCGCCCAGGTCGTGGGCACACTGGAACGCGGCGGCTATCTCATCCGCGCCGCCGACCCCACCGACCGGCGAGCCAAGCTGATCTGTCTGACCGACCGCGGGCGCGCGGCGTTCGGCATACTGCGCGACAGCATGGTCGCGGTGGAACGCGATTGGGCGCGGATCCTGGGCGCCGGTCGCGCGGCCGAATTCCGGGAGACGCTGGGGCTGCTGCTCGACGAATCCGCTAGCGGCGGAACGCTACCGGGCTGA
- a CDS encoding serine/threonine-protein kinase, which translates to MIDRARPIVGPDYLVAGRYRLQSKLGGGGMGAVWLAKDRLLDREVAIKQVLSTAGMDEAQARRIRDQIVHEGRVAAKLSHEHAIAVYDVVLEAGEPWLVMEHLPSRSVARALSLVNALPVIEVAQIGAQVADALAAAHHVGIVHRDIKPGNILVADRGPGVGMAKLSDFGISRNVTEAHDEPDGMITGTPAYLPPEVARGHQPTAASDVFSLGATLYTAIEGQPPFGMDDDTGAIVERAAMAQIIPPGRSGVLTRALLHMMEPAPQRRPTMAEARDEILAAAFGPGAAGNILGAPVRTEDGTIPAWAARNSAAGLRSPRSGPLPRRAQPHQPRPAAVAVPAPRAGARQLSPTVAVTVGLLIGLLIIIMILVMVM; encoded by the coding sequence ATGATCGATCGCGCCCGTCCCATCGTCGGCCCGGACTATCTGGTCGCCGGCCGATACCGCCTGCAGTCGAAACTGGGCGGGGGCGGTATGGGTGCGGTATGGCTGGCCAAGGACCGGTTGCTGGACCGCGAAGTCGCCATCAAACAGGTGCTGTCCACCGCTGGAATGGACGAGGCGCAGGCCCGGCGCATCCGCGACCAGATCGTGCACGAGGGCCGGGTCGCGGCGAAACTGTCCCACGAGCATGCCATCGCCGTCTACGACGTGGTGCTCGAGGCCGGTGAGCCCTGGCTGGTGATGGAGCATCTGCCCTCGCGCAGCGTGGCCCGGGCGCTCTCGCTGGTGAACGCCCTCCCGGTGATCGAGGTGGCCCAGATCGGCGCCCAGGTCGCCGACGCGCTGGCCGCCGCGCACCATGTCGGGATCGTGCACCGCGATATCAAACCGGGAAATATCCTCGTCGCCGACCGCGGACCCGGAGTCGGGATGGCGAAGCTGAGCGATTTCGGTATCTCCCGCAATGTCACCGAGGCCCACGACGAACCGGACGGAATGATCACCGGTACGCCCGCCTATCTACCGCCGGAAGTGGCGCGCGGCCACCAGCCCACCGCGGCCAGTGATGTGTTCTCCCTCGGCGCCACCCTCTACACCGCCATCGAGGGGCAGCCGCCGTTCGGGATGGACGACGACACCGGTGCCATCGTGGAACGCGCCGCCATGGCGCAGATCATTCCGCCCGGTCGTAGCGGGGTGCTCACCCGGGCGCTGCTGCACATGATGGAACCCGCCCCGCAGCGACGACCCACCATGGCCGAGGCGCGCGACGAGATCCTGGCCGCCGCGTTCGGTCCCGGTGCGGCCGGAAATATCCTCGGCGCGCCGGTGCGTACCGAGGACGGCACCATTCCCGCATGGGCGGCCCGTAACTCCGCCGCCGGATTGCGCAGCCCCCGCTCCGGGCCGTTGCCCCGGCGCGCGCAGCCGCACCAGCCGCGGCCCGCCGCCGTCGCGGTTCCGGCCCCACGAGCCGGTGCGCGTCAGCTCAGTCCGACCGTGGCCGTCACCGTCGGCCTGCTGATCGGGCTGCTCATCATCATCATGATCCTCGTCATGGTGATGTAG